The following are from one region of the Marinitoga litoralis genome:
- a CDS encoding DNA-directed RNA polymerase subunit beta → MNTRVLKVGKRERHFFGKVKEDMSLFHDLLEIQLDSFEWFVKHGVKEVLDKYSPITVELKGKRKSKISLEFTDVWTEDPTFEEMECKEKGLSYTVPLKAKIRITDYSTGEIIEPSDSLFFGNIPKITDRSTFIINGAERVVVNQLVRSPGVYFVSEEQKSVKQTKPYFVAHFLPVKGAWLEIIYNPNPGKDFLQVRIDRKRKFNYFLFLRALGFDSDLAILDLYPKKINLNYNITDYLEKNITILSDIKVPESSELYKESKTYRGIRLTEKVVEELLELGISEITVAHIVAQNTLDLFKRTYESEDSILTPEDAYKELFKKLRPGEIPRVNIATDYINNLYFNPNTFDFSLIGRKKIVNRMEDVYKKYLIEVEGKEIQKGEDVEYPHKDERILTKLDLVLASRHLLEMKENPELLDTRDHLGNKRVRSVGELMQIEFERSFSKMLPILSEKLSIIPNIQKLNPNTLVNSRAIMTTINQFFATSQLSQFMDQVNPLSELTHKRRLSAIGPGGLKREHAKFEVRDVHHSHYGRMCPIETPEGANIGLITSLAILARVDEFGFLETPYYKVKDGKVLYDKGVYWLTADQEEEKIIAPASVEIDENGKIKSEYVEIRHGGKVTYVHREDVEFIAVTPKQIVSVSTSLIPFLEHDDANRALMGSNMQRQAVPLMITEAPFVGTGVEWLAARDSGYVIKAKHRGRVSYVDAKTIIINRLDEDGKEILDNYGNPVQDKYTLWKFIRSNQDTTINQRPIVEMNEIVEKNAPIADGPAIDMGELALGKNILVAFMPWEGYNFEDAILVNEELLERDSFTSLHIEVYETKAMDTQLGPEEITADIPNVKKESLRNLDEHGIVRVGAYVTSGDILVGKVTPRGESETSPEEKLIRSVFGDRGKDVKDTSLTLPHGVEGRVIDVKVYTRKDIPDLETGVNQYVKVYIASKKTLNVGDKLAGRHGNKGVVSNILRKEDMPFLPNGKPIEMILSPLGVPSRMNLGQVLEMHLGWLAKLTGKHFATPIFDGAKEEEIMKALYEARKNNRMDELDKVRKEYGLDLGDSAEVESGKITLRDGRTGEPFDYPIAIGYMYMLRLVHIAKDKMHARSTGPYSLIHQQPLGGKAHFGGQRFGEMEVWALEAYGAAHTLTEMLTYKSDDIKGRNEVYKAILNGKNLPDPGIPESFKVLVKELQGLMLDVRLFDEDGNELDVDKL, encoded by the coding sequence GTGAACACCCGAGTTTTGAAGGTGGGAAAAAGAGAAAGGCATTTTTTTGGCAAAGTTAAAGAGGACATGTCGCTTTTCCATGACTTGTTAGAAATTCAACTGGATTCGTTTGAATGGTTTGTTAAACACGGAGTTAAAGAAGTGTTGGACAAATATTCTCCAATAACAGTTGAATTAAAAGGTAAAAGGAAAAGCAAAATATCTTTAGAATTTACAGATGTATGGACAGAAGATCCTACATTTGAAGAAATGGAATGTAAGGAAAAAGGATTATCCTATACAGTTCCATTAAAAGCAAAAATTAGAATAACAGATTACAGTACTGGGGAAATTATCGAACCCAGTGATTCGTTATTTTTTGGTAATATACCAAAAATAACTGACAGAAGTACATTTATTATTAATGGTGCTGAAAGGGTAGTTGTAAACCAATTAGTTAGATCTCCTGGTGTTTATTTTGTTAGTGAAGAACAAAAGAGTGTAAAACAAACAAAACCATATTTTGTCGCTCACTTTTTACCAGTTAAAGGTGCTTGGTTAGAAATTATATATAATCCAAATCCAGGAAAAGATTTTTTACAAGTAAGAATAGATAGGAAAAGAAAATTTAATTATTTCTTGTTCTTAAGAGCTTTAGGTTTTGATAGTGATTTAGCTATTTTAGATTTATACCCAAAAAAGATTAATTTGAATTATAACATTACAGACTATTTGGAAAAGAACATTACAATATTATCTGATATTAAGGTGCCTGAGTCTTCAGAATTATATAAAGAATCAAAAACATATAGAGGAATAAGACTTACAGAAAAAGTTGTTGAAGAATTATTAGAATTAGGAATTTCAGAAATAACTGTTGCACATATTGTTGCACAAAATACTTTAGACTTGTTTAAAAGAACATATGAATCAGAAGATTCTATTTTAACACCAGAGGATGCATATAAAGAATTATTCAAAAAATTAAGACCTGGAGAAATTCCAAGAGTAAATATCGCAACTGATTATATCAATAATCTTTATTTTAATCCTAATACTTTCGATTTCTCATTAATTGGTAGAAAAAAGATTGTAAATAGAATGGAAGATGTATATAAGAAGTATTTAATAGAAGTAGAAGGAAAAGAAATACAAAAAGGTGAAGATGTTGAATATCCACATAAAGATGAAAGAATATTAACTAAATTAGATTTAGTATTAGCTTCTAGACATTTATTAGAAATGAAAGAAAATCCAGAATTATTAGATACTAGAGACCATTTGGGTAATAAAAGAGTAAGATCAGTTGGAGAATTAATGCAAATCGAATTTGAAAGATCTTTCTCTAAAATGTTACCAATATTAAGCGAAAAATTAAGCATTATTCCTAATATCCAAAAATTAAACCCAAATACATTAGTAAATTCTAGAGCTATTATGACAACTATAAATCAATTCTTTGCTACAAGTCAATTATCACAATTTATGGATCAAGTTAACCCATTATCAGAATTGACTCATAAGAGAAGGTTGTCAGCTATTGGTCCTGGTGGATTGAAAAGAGAACATGCTAAATTTGAAGTTCGTGATGTTCACCATTCACATTATGGAAGAATGTGTCCAATAGAAACTCCGGAAGGTGCTAATATTGGTTTGATAACTTCATTAGCAATATTAGCAAGAGTTGATGAATTCGGGTTCTTAGAAACACCATATTACAAAGTAAAAGATGGAAAAGTATTATATGATAAAGGTGTATATTGGTTAACTGCAGATCAAGAAGAAGAAAAAATCATTGCGCCTGCTTCAGTTGAAATAGATGAAAATGGAAAAATTAAATCAGAATATGTAGAAATCAGACATGGCGGTAAGGTTACATATGTTCATAGAGAAGATGTTGAATTTATCGCTGTTACACCAAAACAAATTGTTAGTGTTTCTACATCATTAATTCCATTCTTGGAACACGATGACGCTAACCGTGCTTTGATGGGATCAAACATGCAAAGACAAGCGGTTCCTTTAATGATAACAGAAGCTCCATTTGTAGGAACTGGAGTTGAATGGCTTGCTGCTAGAGATTCAGGATATGTTATTAAAGCAAAACATAGAGGAAGAGTTTCATATGTTGATGCAAAAACAATTATTATTAATAGATTAGATGAAGATGGAAAAGAAATATTAGATAATTATGGAAATCCAGTTCAAGATAAATATACATTGTGGAAATTCATTAGATCTAACCAAGATACAACAATAAATCAAAGACCTATTGTTGAAATGAATGAAATTGTTGAAAAGAATGCACCAATTGCTGATGGTCCTGCAATTGATATGGGCGAATTAGCATTAGGAAAAAATATTCTTGTGGCATTTATGCCTTGGGAAGGATATAACTTTGAAGATGCTATTTTAGTAAATGAAGAATTATTAGAAAGAGATTCTTTCACATCATTACATATAGAAGTATATGAAACAAAAGCAATGGATACACAATTAGGTCCTGAAGAAATCACAGCAGACATTCCAAATGTAAAGAAAGAATCATTAAGAAACCTTGATGAACATGGTATTGTTAGAGTTGGAGCTTATGTTACATCAGGAGATATTTTAGTGGGTAAGGTTACACCTAGAGGTGAGTCTGAAACATCACCAGAAGAAAAATTAATTAGATCAGTATTTGGAGATAGAGGAAAAGATGTAAAAGATACATCCTTAACATTACCTCATGGTGTTGAAGGTAGAGTTATCGATGTAAAGGTATATACAAGAAAAGATATACCAGACCTTGAAACTGGTGTTAATCAATATGTAAAAGTGTATATAGCTTCAAAGAAAACATTAAATGTTGGTGATAAACTTGCAGGTAGACACGGTAATAAAGGTGTTGTTTCAAATATCTTAAGAAAAGAAGATATGCCTTTCTTACCAAATGGAAAACCTATTGAAATGATACTTAGTCCTTTAGGTGTTCCTTCACGTATGAACCTAGGACAAGTTTTAGAAATGCACTTAGGATGGTTAGCAAAGTTAACTGGAAAGCATTTTGCTACACCAATTTTTGATGGTGCAAAAGAAGAAGAAATTATGAAAGCATTATATGAAGCAAGAAAAAATAATAGAATGGATGAATTAGATAAAGTTCGTAAAGAATATGGATTAGATTTAGGAGATTCAGCTGAAGTTGAAAGTGGTAAAATAACTTTAAGAGATGGTAGAACTGGAGAACCATTCGATTATCCAATAGCAATTGGGTATATGTATATGTTAAGATTGGTTCATATTGCTAAGGATAAAATGCATGCTCGTTCTACAGGTCCATATTCATTAATTCATCAACAACCACTTGGAGGTAAAGCACATTTCGGTGGTCAAAGATTTGGTGAAATGGAAGTATGGGCATTAGAAGCATATGGTGCAGCACATACATTAACTGAAATGTTGACATATAAATCAGATGACATTAAAGGAAGAAATGAAGTATATAAAGCTATATTAAATGGTAAAAATCTTCCTGATCCAGGTATTCCTGAAAGTTTCAAAGTTTTAGTTAAAGAATTACAAGGTTTAATGTTAGATGTTCGTTTGTT